A genomic stretch from Ursus arctos isolate Adak ecotype North America unplaced genomic scaffold, UrsArc2.0 scaffold_21, whole genome shotgun sequence includes:
- the ORMDL2 gene encoding ORM1-like protein 2: MNVGVAHSEVNPNTRVMNSRGIWLAYIVLVGLLHVVLLSIPFFSIPVVWTLTNVIHNLAMYVFLHTVKGTPFETPDQGKARLLTHWEQMDYGLQFTSSRKFLSISPIVLYLLASFYTKYDAAHFFINTASLLSVLLPKLPQFHGVRLFGINKY; the protein is encoded by the exons ATGAATGTGGGGGTGGCACACAGCGAAGTAAACCCCAACACTCGAGTGATGAATAGCCGGGGCATCTGGCTGGCCTACATCGTCTTGGTAGGACTGCTGCATGTGGTTCTACTCAGCATCCCCTTCTTCAGCATTCCTGTTGTCTGGACCCTGACCAACGTCATCCATAACTTG gctATGTATGTCTTCTTACATACGGTGAAAGGGACACCCTTTGAGACCCCTGACCAAGGAAAGGCTCGGCTACTGACACACTGGGAACAGATGGACTACGGGCTCCAATTTACCTCTTCCCGCAAATTCCTCAGCATCTCTCCTATCGTACT CTACCTCCTGGCCAGCTTCTACACCAAGTATGATGCTGCTCACTTCTTCATCAACACAGCCTCATTGCTCAGCGTATTGCTGCCTAAGTTACCCCAATTCCATGGGGTTCGTCTCTTTGGCATCAACAAATACTGA